Proteins from a single region of Gasterosteus aculeatus chromosome 20, fGasAcu3.hap1.1, whole genome shotgun sequence:
- the dcst1 gene encoding DC-STAMP domain-containing protein 1 isoform X1, whose protein sequence is MAPHSTLEKISLTLLPQEVHRLIFSRSPEVRVAHLVLRALCGGLSGAVLFWGVSHSLPLTFDLKLLVGAVFIAVCAVGGALTSSCRCSAFLMFPSMLGSRGRAYLMLVVLSVLYGGPVANVQRNVELAALSLSCNLDLQVHHGRLLWRDAVRPFLLITKELVNDKQEFETEAMDVSRNFQNIRDEVVLQYGYDRFKPGHVAASNSTQDQFSYKTLMQCDSESPSAGRDTLNEAVTFRACVRVRVCVCVCVCVCVCDPGIVDEGVKRCGNWFSRKWAECMEAIPVPVINHILCVSMKFTFLCDVMRVMTPWCREHIPVEGNFGQMFDRLNVSVDLLSREFSTKLVLKVSVFNTIRTPKGVNLCVLNHVTSDLLQEQQQQAVLDGALVEDEFTEAVKGSFLRLTQTMKLLEELLQLLLSFTFISIFSQGFAYLHQYQRDVRFDNVYITTYFRQIDARRKKLGKLCLLPLKPSEKKKFIDPWSLRIHPEELQQVTSGVVQVLSVSLLSVLLLTLDFSVFHVLDIVSRHTFTQFNLTSGHQVDITVGGASMIARLLRKTVSAFNSSSSLSIQTDNRVCMSPPSPLPSGVYISCVCCVLLVSLFTCCQVYTNRLRRVIAAFYYPKREKRRVLFLYNLQIQRRISSSDRKRFVSRPGSGTVCQCLIRCLRRQQEVWDSETHYNAA, encoded by the exons ATGGCTCCTCACAGCA CCCTGGAGAAGATCAGTTTGACCCTCCTGCCTCAGGAGGTCCATCGACTGATCTTCAGCCGCTCGCCGGAGGTGCGCGTTGCTCACCTGGTGCTCAGGGCGCTGTGTGGAGGGCTGAGCGGTGCAG TTCTCTTCTGGGGAGTGAGTCACAGCCTcccgctgacctttgacctgaagcTTCTGGTAGGAGCTGTCTTCATCG ctgtttgtgCCGTGGGCGGAGCCCtgacctcctcctgcagatgtTCGGCTTTCCTGATGTTTCCCAGCATGCTTGGCTCCCGTGGCCGAGCGTACCTGATGCTGGTCGTCCTGTCGGTGCTCTACGGAG GTCCTGTGGCTAACGTGCAGCGTAACGTGGAGCTAGCGGCGCTGAGCCTCAGCTGTAATCTGGATCTGCAGGTCCATCACGGCCGCCTGTTGTGGAGAGACGCCGTGAGGCCCTTTCTCCTCATTACAAAGGAGCTGGTG aaCGACAAGCAGGAGTTTGAGACGGAGGCCATGGACGTCAGCAGGAACTTTCAGAACATCAGAGACGAGGTTGTCCTTCAATACGGATACGACCGGTTCAAACCGGGACACGTCGCCGCCAGCAACAGCACTCAGGACCAGTTCAGCTACAAGACGCTGATGCAATGTGACAGTGAGTCACCTTCAGCCGGCCGGGACACACTCAATGAGGCCGTCACATTcagagcgtgtgtgcgtgtgcgtgtgtgcgtgtgcgtgtgtgtgtgcgtgtgcgtgtgcgatcCAGGTATAGTGGATGAGGGCGTGAAGAGATGCGGCAATTGGTTCAGCAGAAAGTGGGCGGAGTGTATGGAGGCGATCCCCGTCCCCGTCATCAATCACATCCTCTGCGTGTCCATGAAGTTCACCTTCCTGTGCGACGTCATGAGAG tGATGACCCCGTGGTGCAGGGAGCACATCCCCGTGGAGGGAAACTTCGGCCAGATGTTTGACCGCCTCAACGTCTCGGTGGACCTTCTGTCCAGAGAGTTCAGCACCAAGCTGGTCCTGAAGGTCTCTGTCTTCAACACCATCCGCACGCCCAAGGGAGTGAACCTGTGTGTCCTGAAccatgtgacctctgacctcctgcaggagcagcagcagcaggcggtgCTGGACGGAGCTCTGGTGGAGGACGAGTTCACAGAGGCGGTGAAAGGATCCTTCCTGAGACTGACGCAGACCATGAAGCTGCTTGAGGAgcttctgcagctgctgctctccttcACCTTCATCTCCATCTTCAGCCA ggggTTCGCTTACCTCCATCAGTACCAGAGGGACGTTCGATTCGACAACGTCTACATCACCACCTACTTCAGACAGATTGACGCCCGCAGGAAGAAATTG GGGAAGCTCTGCCTTCTGCCTCTGAAACCGTCGGAGAAGAAGAAGTTCATCGACCCCTGGAGTCTGAGGATTCACCCCGAGGAGCTCCAGCAAGTG accTCAGGTGTGGTCCAGGTGCTGTCTGTCTCCCTGCTGTCTGTCCTCCTGCTAACGCTGGACTTCTCTGTGTTCCACGTTCTGGACATTGTGAGCAGACACACCTTCACCCAGTTCAACCTGACCA GTGGCCACCAGGTGGACATCACAGTGGGCGGAGCCTCCATGATAGCCCGCCTCCTGAGGAAGACGGTGTCGGCCTTCAACAGCTCGTCCAGCCTCAGTATCCAGACAGACAACCGGg tgtgtatgtcccccccctctcccctcccctcaggTGTTtacatcagctgtgtgtgttgtgtcctgTTGGTGTCGCTCTTCACCTGCTGTCAAGTTTACACCAACCGACTCCGCCGGGTCATCGCCGCTTTCTACTACccaaag agGGAGAAGAGGCGGGTCTTGTTTCTCTACAACCTGCAGATCCAGAGACGGATTTCCTCCTCAGACAGGAAACGCTTCGTCTCCCGGCCGGGCAGCGGAACG GTGTGTCAGTGTCTCATCAGGTGTCTTCGTCGGCAACAGGAAGTGTGGGACTCTGAGACGCACTACAATGCCGCTTAG
- the dcst1 gene encoding DC-STAMP domain-containing protein 1 isoform X4 — MAPHSTLEKISLTLLPQEVHRLIFSRSPEVRVAHLVLRALCGGLSGAVLFWGVSHSLPLTFDLKLLVGAVFIAVCAVGGALTSSCRCSAFLMFPSMLGSRGRAYLMLVVLSVLYGGPVANVQRNVELAALSLSCNLDLQVHHGRLLWRDAVRPFLLITKELVNDKQEFETEAMDVSRNFQNIRDEVVLQYGYDRFKPGHVAASNSTQDQFSYKTLMQCDSIVDEGVKRCGNWFSRKWAECMEAIPVPVINHILCVSMKFTFLCDVMRVMTPWCREHIPVEGNFGQMFDRLNVSVDLLSREFSTKLVLKEQQQQAVLDGALVEDEFTEAVKGSFLRLTQTMKLLEELLQLLLSFTFISIFSQGFAYLHQYQRDVRFDNVYITTYFRQIDARRKKLGKLCLLPLKPSEKKKFIDPWSLRIHPEELQQVTSGVVQVLSVSLLSVLLLTLDFSVFHVLDIVSRHTFTQFNLTSGHQVDITVGGASMIARLLRKTVSAFNSSSSLSIQTDNRVCMSPPSPLPSGVYISCVCCVLLVSLFTCCQVYTNRLRRVIAAFYYPKREKRRVLFLYNLQIQRRISSSDRKRFVSRPGSGTVCQCLIRCLRRQQEVWDSETHYNAA; from the exons ATGGCTCCTCACAGCA CCCTGGAGAAGATCAGTTTGACCCTCCTGCCTCAGGAGGTCCATCGACTGATCTTCAGCCGCTCGCCGGAGGTGCGCGTTGCTCACCTGGTGCTCAGGGCGCTGTGTGGAGGGCTGAGCGGTGCAG TTCTCTTCTGGGGAGTGAGTCACAGCCTcccgctgacctttgacctgaagcTTCTGGTAGGAGCTGTCTTCATCG ctgtttgtgCCGTGGGCGGAGCCCtgacctcctcctgcagatgtTCGGCTTTCCTGATGTTTCCCAGCATGCTTGGCTCCCGTGGCCGAGCGTACCTGATGCTGGTCGTCCTGTCGGTGCTCTACGGAG GTCCTGTGGCTAACGTGCAGCGTAACGTGGAGCTAGCGGCGCTGAGCCTCAGCTGTAATCTGGATCTGCAGGTCCATCACGGCCGCCTGTTGTGGAGAGACGCCGTGAGGCCCTTTCTCCTCATTACAAAGGAGCTGGTG aaCGACAAGCAGGAGTTTGAGACGGAGGCCATGGACGTCAGCAGGAACTTTCAGAACATCAGAGACGAGGTTGTCCTTCAATACGGATACGACCGGTTCAAACCGGGACACGTCGCCGCCAGCAACAGCACTCAGGACCAGTTCAGCTACAAGACGCTGATGCAATGTGACA GTATAGTGGATGAGGGCGTGAAGAGATGCGGCAATTGGTTCAGCAGAAAGTGGGCGGAGTGTATGGAGGCGATCCCCGTCCCCGTCATCAATCACATCCTCTGCGTGTCCATGAAGTTCACCTTCCTGTGCGACGTCATGAGAG tGATGACCCCGTGGTGCAGGGAGCACATCCCCGTGGAGGGAAACTTCGGCCAGATGTTTGACCGCCTCAACGTCTCGGTGGACCTTCTGTCCAGAGAGTTCAGCACCAAGCTGGTCCTGAAG gagcagcagcagcaggcggtgCTGGACGGAGCTCTGGTGGAGGACGAGTTCACAGAGGCGGTGAAAGGATCCTTCCTGAGACTGACGCAGACCATGAAGCTGCTTGAGGAgcttctgcagctgctgctctccttcACCTTCATCTCCATCTTCAGCCA ggggTTCGCTTACCTCCATCAGTACCAGAGGGACGTTCGATTCGACAACGTCTACATCACCACCTACTTCAGACAGATTGACGCCCGCAGGAAGAAATTG GGGAAGCTCTGCCTTCTGCCTCTGAAACCGTCGGAGAAGAAGAAGTTCATCGACCCCTGGAGTCTGAGGATTCACCCCGAGGAGCTCCAGCAAGTG accTCAGGTGTGGTCCAGGTGCTGTCTGTCTCCCTGCTGTCTGTCCTCCTGCTAACGCTGGACTTCTCTGTGTTCCACGTTCTGGACATTGTGAGCAGACACACCTTCACCCAGTTCAACCTGACCA GTGGCCACCAGGTGGACATCACAGTGGGCGGAGCCTCCATGATAGCCCGCCTCCTGAGGAAGACGGTGTCGGCCTTCAACAGCTCGTCCAGCCTCAGTATCCAGACAGACAACCGGg tgtgtatgtcccccccctctcccctcccctcaggTGTTtacatcagctgtgtgtgttgtgtcctgTTGGTGTCGCTCTTCACCTGCTGTCAAGTTTACACCAACCGACTCCGCCGGGTCATCGCCGCTTTCTACTACccaaag agGGAGAAGAGGCGGGTCTTGTTTCTCTACAACCTGCAGATCCAGAGACGGATTTCCTCCTCAGACAGGAAACGCTTCGTCTCCCGGCCGGGCAGCGGAACG GTGTGTCAGTGTCTCATCAGGTGTCTTCGTCGGCAACAGGAAGTGTGGGACTCTGAGACGCACTACAATGCCGCTTAG
- the dcst1 gene encoding DC-STAMP domain-containing protein 1 isoform X2, with protein sequence MAPHSTLEKISLTLLPQEVHRLIFSRSPEVRVAHLVLRALCGGLSGAVLFWGVSHSLPLTFDLKLLVGAVFIAVCAVGGALTSSCRCSAFLMFPSMLGSRGRAYLMLVVLSVLYGGPVANVQRNVELAALSLSCNLDLQVHHGRLLWRDAVRPFLLITKELVNDKQEFETEAMDVSRNFQNIRDEVVLQYGYDRFKPGHVAASNSTQDQFSYKTLMQCDSESPSAGRDTLNEAVTFRACVRVRVCVCVCVCVCVCDPGIVDEGVKRCGNWFSRKWAECMEAIPVPVINHILCVSMKFTFLCDVMRVMTPWCREHIPVEGNFGQMFDRLNVSVDLLSREFSTKLVLKEQQQQAVLDGALVEDEFTEAVKGSFLRLTQTMKLLEELLQLLLSFTFISIFSQGFAYLHQYQRDVRFDNVYITTYFRQIDARRKKLGKLCLLPLKPSEKKKFIDPWSLRIHPEELQQVTSGVVQVLSVSLLSVLLLTLDFSVFHVLDIVSRHTFTQFNLTSGHQVDITVGGASMIARLLRKTVSAFNSSSSLSIQTDNRVCMSPPSPLPSGVYISCVCCVLLVSLFTCCQVYTNRLRRVIAAFYYPKREKRRVLFLYNLQIQRRISSSDRKRFVSRPGSGTVCQCLIRCLRRQQEVWDSETHYNAA encoded by the exons ATGGCTCCTCACAGCA CCCTGGAGAAGATCAGTTTGACCCTCCTGCCTCAGGAGGTCCATCGACTGATCTTCAGCCGCTCGCCGGAGGTGCGCGTTGCTCACCTGGTGCTCAGGGCGCTGTGTGGAGGGCTGAGCGGTGCAG TTCTCTTCTGGGGAGTGAGTCACAGCCTcccgctgacctttgacctgaagcTTCTGGTAGGAGCTGTCTTCATCG ctgtttgtgCCGTGGGCGGAGCCCtgacctcctcctgcagatgtTCGGCTTTCCTGATGTTTCCCAGCATGCTTGGCTCCCGTGGCCGAGCGTACCTGATGCTGGTCGTCCTGTCGGTGCTCTACGGAG GTCCTGTGGCTAACGTGCAGCGTAACGTGGAGCTAGCGGCGCTGAGCCTCAGCTGTAATCTGGATCTGCAGGTCCATCACGGCCGCCTGTTGTGGAGAGACGCCGTGAGGCCCTTTCTCCTCATTACAAAGGAGCTGGTG aaCGACAAGCAGGAGTTTGAGACGGAGGCCATGGACGTCAGCAGGAACTTTCAGAACATCAGAGACGAGGTTGTCCTTCAATACGGATACGACCGGTTCAAACCGGGACACGTCGCCGCCAGCAACAGCACTCAGGACCAGTTCAGCTACAAGACGCTGATGCAATGTGACAGTGAGTCACCTTCAGCCGGCCGGGACACACTCAATGAGGCCGTCACATTcagagcgtgtgtgcgtgtgcgtgtgtgcgtgtgcgtgtgtgtgtgcgtgtgcgtgtgcgatcCAGGTATAGTGGATGAGGGCGTGAAGAGATGCGGCAATTGGTTCAGCAGAAAGTGGGCGGAGTGTATGGAGGCGATCCCCGTCCCCGTCATCAATCACATCCTCTGCGTGTCCATGAAGTTCACCTTCCTGTGCGACGTCATGAGAG tGATGACCCCGTGGTGCAGGGAGCACATCCCCGTGGAGGGAAACTTCGGCCAGATGTTTGACCGCCTCAACGTCTCGGTGGACCTTCTGTCCAGAGAGTTCAGCACCAAGCTGGTCCTGAAG gagcagcagcagcaggcggtgCTGGACGGAGCTCTGGTGGAGGACGAGTTCACAGAGGCGGTGAAAGGATCCTTCCTGAGACTGACGCAGACCATGAAGCTGCTTGAGGAgcttctgcagctgctgctctccttcACCTTCATCTCCATCTTCAGCCA ggggTTCGCTTACCTCCATCAGTACCAGAGGGACGTTCGATTCGACAACGTCTACATCACCACCTACTTCAGACAGATTGACGCCCGCAGGAAGAAATTG GGGAAGCTCTGCCTTCTGCCTCTGAAACCGTCGGAGAAGAAGAAGTTCATCGACCCCTGGAGTCTGAGGATTCACCCCGAGGAGCTCCAGCAAGTG accTCAGGTGTGGTCCAGGTGCTGTCTGTCTCCCTGCTGTCTGTCCTCCTGCTAACGCTGGACTTCTCTGTGTTCCACGTTCTGGACATTGTGAGCAGACACACCTTCACCCAGTTCAACCTGACCA GTGGCCACCAGGTGGACATCACAGTGGGCGGAGCCTCCATGATAGCCCGCCTCCTGAGGAAGACGGTGTCGGCCTTCAACAGCTCGTCCAGCCTCAGTATCCAGACAGACAACCGGg tgtgtatgtcccccccctctcccctcccctcaggTGTTtacatcagctgtgtgtgttgtgtcctgTTGGTGTCGCTCTTCACCTGCTGTCAAGTTTACACCAACCGACTCCGCCGGGTCATCGCCGCTTTCTACTACccaaag agGGAGAAGAGGCGGGTCTTGTTTCTCTACAACCTGCAGATCCAGAGACGGATTTCCTCCTCAGACAGGAAACGCTTCGTCTCCCGGCCGGGCAGCGGAACG GTGTGTCAGTGTCTCATCAGGTGTCTTCGTCGGCAACAGGAAGTGTGGGACTCTGAGACGCACTACAATGCCGCTTAG
- the dcst1 gene encoding DC-STAMP domain-containing protein 1 isoform X3, with product MAPHSTLEKISLTLLPQEVHRLIFSRSPEVRVAHLVLRALCGGLSGAVLFWGVSHSLPLTFDLKLLVGAVFIAVCAVGGALTSSCRCSAFLMFPSMLGSRGRAYLMLVVLSVLYGGPVANVQRNVELAALSLSCNLDLQVHHGRLLWRDAVRPFLLITKELVNDKQEFETEAMDVSRNFQNIRDEVVLQYGYDRFKPGHVAASNSTQDQFSYKTLMQCDSIVDEGVKRCGNWFSRKWAECMEAIPVPVINHILCVSMKFTFLCDVMRVMTPWCREHIPVEGNFGQMFDRLNVSVDLLSREFSTKLVLKVSVFNTIRTPKGVNLCVLNHVTSDLLQEQQQQAVLDGALVEDEFTEAVKGSFLRLTQTMKLLEELLQLLLSFTFISIFSQGFAYLHQYQRDVRFDNVYITTYFRQIDARRKKLGKLCLLPLKPSEKKKFIDPWSLRIHPEELQQVTSGVVQVLSVSLLSVLLLTLDFSVFHVLDIVSRHTFTQFNLTSGHQVDITVGGASMIARLLRKTVSAFNSSSSLSIQTDNRVCMSPPSPLPSGVYISCVCCVLLVSLFTCCQVYTNRLRRVIAAFYYPKREKRRVLFLYNLQIQRRISSSDRKRFVSRPGSGTVCQCLIRCLRRQQEVWDSETHYNAA from the exons ATGGCTCCTCACAGCA CCCTGGAGAAGATCAGTTTGACCCTCCTGCCTCAGGAGGTCCATCGACTGATCTTCAGCCGCTCGCCGGAGGTGCGCGTTGCTCACCTGGTGCTCAGGGCGCTGTGTGGAGGGCTGAGCGGTGCAG TTCTCTTCTGGGGAGTGAGTCACAGCCTcccgctgacctttgacctgaagcTTCTGGTAGGAGCTGTCTTCATCG ctgtttgtgCCGTGGGCGGAGCCCtgacctcctcctgcagatgtTCGGCTTTCCTGATGTTTCCCAGCATGCTTGGCTCCCGTGGCCGAGCGTACCTGATGCTGGTCGTCCTGTCGGTGCTCTACGGAG GTCCTGTGGCTAACGTGCAGCGTAACGTGGAGCTAGCGGCGCTGAGCCTCAGCTGTAATCTGGATCTGCAGGTCCATCACGGCCGCCTGTTGTGGAGAGACGCCGTGAGGCCCTTTCTCCTCATTACAAAGGAGCTGGTG aaCGACAAGCAGGAGTTTGAGACGGAGGCCATGGACGTCAGCAGGAACTTTCAGAACATCAGAGACGAGGTTGTCCTTCAATACGGATACGACCGGTTCAAACCGGGACACGTCGCCGCCAGCAACAGCACTCAGGACCAGTTCAGCTACAAGACGCTGATGCAATGTGACA GTATAGTGGATGAGGGCGTGAAGAGATGCGGCAATTGGTTCAGCAGAAAGTGGGCGGAGTGTATGGAGGCGATCCCCGTCCCCGTCATCAATCACATCCTCTGCGTGTCCATGAAGTTCACCTTCCTGTGCGACGTCATGAGAG tGATGACCCCGTGGTGCAGGGAGCACATCCCCGTGGAGGGAAACTTCGGCCAGATGTTTGACCGCCTCAACGTCTCGGTGGACCTTCTGTCCAGAGAGTTCAGCACCAAGCTGGTCCTGAAGGTCTCTGTCTTCAACACCATCCGCACGCCCAAGGGAGTGAACCTGTGTGTCCTGAAccatgtgacctctgacctcctgcaggagcagcagcagcaggcggtgCTGGACGGAGCTCTGGTGGAGGACGAGTTCACAGAGGCGGTGAAAGGATCCTTCCTGAGACTGACGCAGACCATGAAGCTGCTTGAGGAgcttctgcagctgctgctctccttcACCTTCATCTCCATCTTCAGCCA ggggTTCGCTTACCTCCATCAGTACCAGAGGGACGTTCGATTCGACAACGTCTACATCACCACCTACTTCAGACAGATTGACGCCCGCAGGAAGAAATTG GGGAAGCTCTGCCTTCTGCCTCTGAAACCGTCGGAGAAGAAGAAGTTCATCGACCCCTGGAGTCTGAGGATTCACCCCGAGGAGCTCCAGCAAGTG accTCAGGTGTGGTCCAGGTGCTGTCTGTCTCCCTGCTGTCTGTCCTCCTGCTAACGCTGGACTTCTCTGTGTTCCACGTTCTGGACATTGTGAGCAGACACACCTTCACCCAGTTCAACCTGACCA GTGGCCACCAGGTGGACATCACAGTGGGCGGAGCCTCCATGATAGCCCGCCTCCTGAGGAAGACGGTGTCGGCCTTCAACAGCTCGTCCAGCCTCAGTATCCAGACAGACAACCGGg tgtgtatgtcccccccctctcccctcccctcaggTGTTtacatcagctgtgtgtgttgtgtcctgTTGGTGTCGCTCTTCACCTGCTGTCAAGTTTACACCAACCGACTCCGCCGGGTCATCGCCGCTTTCTACTACccaaag agGGAGAAGAGGCGGGTCTTGTTTCTCTACAACCTGCAGATCCAGAGACGGATTTCCTCCTCAGACAGGAAACGCTTCGTCTCCCGGCCGGGCAGCGGAACG GTGTGTCAGTGTCTCATCAGGTGTCTTCGTCGGCAACAGGAAGTGTGGGACTCTGAGACGCACTACAATGCCGCTTAG